The following coding sequences are from one Paenibacillus tundrae window:
- a CDS encoding helix-turn-helix domain-containing protein, with the protein MPNQPEQHSIQAWSLINRKYLGKGVRVKRFRKPTRCQIRNRVLLAVLMANDIKLSQLAEDLSISSRSVSAWVYEGRIPGSTNLDKACQLLGYPRHILFNEEVVRQSPVICQPEPSRFMKRTVTRSPVSNRILTGLCMVHDLSVTDVSHWIGVHPGTFRKWLHQGTLPSAAFQEQAEQFFRIPKTILFADVILKDRHNN; encoded by the coding sequence ATGCCTAATCAACCAGAACAACATTCCATCCAGGCGTGGTCTCTGATCAACCGTAAATATTTGGGAAAAGGCGTCCGTGTCAAACGGTTCCGTAAACCGACACGCTGTCAAATTCGCAACCGTGTTCTTCTAGCCGTGCTGATGGCCAATGATATTAAGTTGTCCCAGCTCGCTGAAGACTTGTCCATCTCTTCACGCAGTGTAAGCGCGTGGGTGTATGAAGGGCGGATACCCGGCAGTACCAATTTGGACAAGGCTTGTCAATTACTTGGATATCCACGACACATTCTTTTTAATGAAGAGGTTGTGCGTCAAAGTCCGGTCATTTGTCAACCCGAGCCTTCCCGTTTCATGAAGCGTACGGTGACCCGTTCCCCGGTAAGTAACCGTATCTTGACAGGCTTGTGCATGGTCCATGATTTGTCGGTGACAGATGTCAGCCACTGGATCGGGGTTCACCCCGGCACCTTCCGCAAATGGCTGCATCAGGGAACGCTGCCTTCTGCTGCGTTTCAAGAACAAGCGGAGCAATTTTTCCGCATTCCGAAGACCATTTTGTTCGCAGATGTCATCTTGAAAGATCGTCACAATAACTAA
- a CDS encoding Dabb family protein has translation MIKHIVLFKMKDRSPERIEEAANVLRNLEGKIDVLVSLDVGIDVLRSDRSFDISLTAEFASLDDLQAYQVHPLHQEVIKYMNEVREQSIAVDYEF, from the coding sequence ATGATTAAACATATTGTCCTGTTCAAAATGAAAGATCGTTCACCAGAACGCATTGAAGAAGCTGCCAATGTGCTTCGTAACTTGGAAGGTAAAATTGATGTTCTTGTATCGCTGGATGTAGGTATAGACGTGCTTCGCTCGGACAGATCCTTTGATATTTCTCTGACAGCCGAGTTTGCATCTCTTGATGATCTGCAAGCTTATCAGGTACATCCGCTTCATCAAGAAGTAATTAAGTATATGAACGAAGTTAGAGAGCAATCGATCGCTGTTGACTACGAATTTTAA
- a CDS encoding DUF86 domain-containing protein, with amino-acid sequence MYYVNKEQIAHRLAAVPEVAEGLRLSTQAWDGGLMMGLVQERCLHLAIEIVTDVGSYLIDGFIMRDASSYDDIIEINHEEKVFDASIYEVLRQLVTLRKPLVQDYFSWNRGELHPLSSDLPEILERFADQVSAYVDRELDPFTNQADRGTE; translated from the coding sequence TTGTACTACGTAAATAAAGAGCAGATTGCCCATAGGCTTGCTGCGGTACCGGAGGTAGCTGAGGGGCTACGCCTTTCAACACAAGCCTGGGATGGCGGTCTTATGATGGGACTGGTGCAGGAACGATGTCTGCATTTGGCGATTGAGATCGTCACGGACGTCGGAAGCTATCTCATCGATGGTTTTATTATGAGGGATGCAAGCAGCTATGACGATATTATCGAGATTAATCATGAAGAGAAGGTATTTGACGCTTCAATATACGAAGTGCTTCGTCAGCTTGTTACTTTGCGGAAGCCACTCGTACAAGATTATTTCAGTTGGAATCGAGGAGAACTGCATCCACTGAGTTCAGACCTACCCGAAATACTTGAACGCTTTGCAGACCAAGTGAGCGCTTATGTAGATCGAGAACTCGATCCTTTTACGAATCAGGCAGATCGAGGGACAGAGTAA
- a CDS encoding DUF4261 domain-containing protein, which yields MTDIQNEELQGNDKQEAPSGFHPVYMVELLFDKCPEINHVRLQEALSRYTGQVRLTVKQQTAVTNNDKQPQETNSQDETRTAPEAKEEMLVFYHLDHKVSFQEGDIPAQTCMLAATEMKDISRFAGALQQAWHWTEAEQAVQGATYSIRIHDMFTAAMPRKQRLGLFQKTLQAVLEVLPCEAMYWYGSDKLVEPAAYKQSQEREEHLYAAMNVRMYQAGGTEEQRELVMDTVGLSALGVPDVQCHFTGLDPDTVAQTLLGAAYYIFDQGDVLQDGQTLGSSGGRRWRCEHQAALIAPGRYVIDLDPGNTNEDSSLEPAQHNR from the coding sequence ATGACAGATATACAGAATGAAGAATTACAAGGAAATGACAAGCAGGAGGCACCATCCGGATTTCATCCGGTTTACATGGTTGAACTGTTGTTTGACAAGTGTCCGGAAATTAATCACGTTCGTTTGCAGGAAGCACTAAGTCGTTATACGGGACAAGTTCGACTTACTGTAAAGCAACAAACTGCAGTTACGAACAACGACAAGCAACCGCAGGAAACGAATTCGCAGGATGAGACACGTACTGCTCCAGAGGCGAAGGAAGAGATGCTGGTTTTCTACCATCTGGATCACAAGGTTTCATTCCAGGAAGGGGATATCCCAGCACAAACCTGTATGCTTGCCGCGACTGAGATGAAGGATATATCACGCTTTGCAGGTGCACTTCAGCAAGCTTGGCATTGGACAGAGGCAGAACAGGCAGTCCAGGGAGCTACGTATTCGATTCGGATTCACGATATGTTTACTGCAGCGATGCCGCGCAAGCAGCGTTTAGGGCTGTTCCAGAAGACGTTGCAGGCTGTGCTTGAAGTCTTGCCGTGTGAGGCAATGTATTGGTACGGCAGTGATAAACTTGTTGAACCAGCAGCGTATAAGCAATCACAGGAACGAGAAGAGCATCTCTATGCAGCGATGAACGTCAGAATGTATCAGGCTGGTGGAACAGAAGAGCAGCGCGAACTTGTGATGGATACGGTTGGACTGTCCGCGCTCGGGGTTCCTGATGTTCAGTGTCACTTCACTGGTCTTGATCCAGATACAGTGGCTCAAACCTTGCTTGGAGCAGCATACTACATATTCGATCAAGGTGATGTGCTACAGGATGGACAAACACTGGGTTCCTCGGGCGGGCGACGCTGGCGGTGTGAACACCAAGCCGCACTGATTGCCCCGGGACGGTATGTTATTGATCTTGATCCTGGGAATACAAATGAAGATTCTTCGTTGGAACCAGCTCAGCATAACCGTTAA
- a CDS encoding YtxH domain-containing protein, with amino-acid sequence MKESNKSLLWGALIGSVVGSVTALLLAPKSGRELRQDISEGARQVTEKGQELAVKVGEQGNQIVSKVKETADVVIQDIQSWRNCAEGKELRVSAVITDSNAPVQSDSDILANESDSVVVAKLPSDDSKDDN; translated from the coding sequence GTGAAGGAATCAAACAAAAGTTTATTGTGGGGCGCATTAATCGGCTCAGTGGTTGGTTCGGTAACCGCGTTATTGCTGGCACCAAAGTCAGGACGTGAGCTTCGTCAGGATATTTCCGAAGGTGCGCGTCAGGTGACGGAGAAAGGTCAAGAGTTAGCTGTTAAGGTTGGCGAACAGGGTAATCAGATCGTATCCAAAGTGAAAGAAACAGCTGACGTTGTCATCCAGGACATTCAGTCATGGCGCAATTGTGCCGAAGGTAAAGAACTGCGGGTCTCCGCAGTAATTACAGATTCGAATGCGCCAGTTCAGTCTGACAGTGACATCTTGGCAAATGAATCGGACAGTGTTGTTGTAGCTAAACTGCCTTCCGATGATTCAAAAGACGATAACTAA